ATATAATCTGAGGTAGGGAACATCCATAGGTTTGTGTAAGGTAGAATATACGGGATAAAATTTATTTGGAAATGTGGCTGTCACACTAAAAAATTAGTGCGGCAGTTTTTTATTATATAAAAAAATAAATCTCTCACTCAGAAGAGTGAAAGATTTATGGTAAAATTAATATATGCCTAAATACATTAATTTACATAAAAATTATACTTCAAATCGTGGAAATTATCAATTAAAACTTCCACTAAATATTGAGTACATAATCCCAGATGATGATTCGGTGCGTTTGCTAAGTCAATTTATTGAGGAGATGGATTTAACAGATGTATATTCTACTTACTCCCGTATAAGGGAGAATCAGGCAGCACCACGTCAGATGCTTAAAATATTACAAAAAAATGGACAGATATAATCTTGTATTTTAATACAGTTTTTGCATCTGGTGGAGGAATTATAGACATGTTTGATTACTTCAAAGTTATTTTAAAATCTCTAAAATTAGAGATGGCTAAAGATTCTCAAATGGGAAATTTTTGAGGAAGATTTTCTAAGATTTGTGCAAAGCATACCACTAAATTTGTCTATGATCAAGCTTTTATTCTGAATATGCCAAAATTTAAAGCTGGACCATAACTTCATAAATTAGAAATACTGTAAATTGTATTAATTATTTTTTTACTATTTGTTAACCATGCTTAGATTACACATACATAATCAATCCATATATTATGTAAAATTTAGTCACTATATAAGATAAACTGTCAATGACTTAATTCTTCCAATATAACATTTATTAACTCAGCCCTATCTTCATATGAACAGCCACTGAAGTTAAGAAATCCATGTATCCACATTATAAGTATTTTTAAATTGCTATAGACCATTTTGCACAAACAAGGAAGCACCACACTAATTACTTAAGTGCGACACTCCCTTGTTTTATGGAATTTAGTTGTTTTTCGGTATATCTAATGACAATTTCCACAGTTGTTACAATTATTTCCTGTAATACAACCGGGTACAATAAATTTTAATTCAGGACTACTTTTTTCTTTATTTTCATTATCAGTATTTGCGTCATTATCTTCGAAAGAATTGTTTTCTATATGGCATTTAATTTCACTGTTGTTGTTAAAATATTCCAAATTATCATCGATGATATATGCTTTTACTGTCATACTTAAACCTTCTTTTAATTGATATATAACTATAACTTGATAATTTGTTAAAAATAATTCTTATTAACTTATGCGTAAAAGAATGCTAATAAGAAAATGAATCATGATAAAATTATTTTCTCAATTTTGTCTTATATGGCACCTGGTCTAAAGGAATCTCCTTTAGCAATAGTGCAGAAACAACACCGATACATATGAAACCAGCTGCAGTCAAGAATACTGTACGTAAAGACATCTGTAAAGCATGTCTTACAGCTTGTACAACCACATTATATTGAGATGGATCAGTAAATGCTGCATGCAATTGATTTAATGACTTTTTATTTACCAACACACGTGCCGTAGATACCAATGATCCTTGTTTTGGAGTTAAAGAAAAATTGGATATAGCGCTTGCAATATTTTTAGCATAGGCAGCATTTAGTACAGAGCCAAGCAGTGCTGGTGCAAGGGCATTTCCTAATGAAGTAAAGAAAAATAGTGTACCATTGCCAACACCATAATCTTCCTGATCAACATAGGACATAGCACTTAGGGTATTAATAGAAGGCATCCACGAGCCTCCGCATATGTTATAAAAAGCTCTGACAACAATTATTGCCATTAAACTTATTGTAGCAGGCATAAACCCAAAGAACAACATAGTTCCCACTGTGCATGAAGGAGCTAGCACAAGCATCCATTTATAATGCTTAGTTTTATCCATTAGGATTCCTGCAAAAGTGCCCATGAAAATACCTATAAAGCCTGCTGGAATTTCAAGTGTTGCACAAATAGTTGCTGAAACTCCCATAACACCTTGTACATAAAGGCTTAGATAAGTTGCTACACATGTAAGTCCGAATGTCATAGTTACAGAAATAAGACAACACATTAAAAAGCTTTTATTTTTGAGTAATTTAGTAGATATTACTGCATACTCTGGGATTTTTGCTTCATGTTTTAAAAATAAAACCCAAATTGTTGCTGTTATTAACAGCATGATAATAATCGTAGGAGAACTCCATTTATATCGTGATCCTCCCCAAGACAAAGCCAATAAGAAATTGGAAACAGAAATTGCAAGTGCTATAACTCCCAAAATATCAACTCTTTTATCAACATTTTCTTTAGTAACATTAGGAATAGTAAACATTACAAATAAAAATGTTATAAGAAAAATTATTGCTGTAAGTACAAATACATATCTCCATGTCCAGTGTTCTGAAATGACGGCTGAAAATGTAGGCAGGGTCAATTGGACTACACTCATTACTGAAAGTATAGTTCCGCCTATTTTACCACGTTCTGTTGGAGGGAATAATTGACCTAAAAGTGCCATGTAAGTACCCTGCATAGCTCCAGCACCAAATCCATTAACTGCATATCCAGCAATAAAAAACCAGATATTTGTAGCAGAAAAACATAATCCCTCGCCGGCTATCATCAGAGCTAATAGAATTAGCAGTATTTTTTTCTTACCATAAATGTCACCCATCTTACCCCAAAATGGTGCGGCAATAGCACCTGTTAAACTGAACACCATAGGTGCCCATGAATAATATGTAAGGCCGTTTAATTCTCCTGAAATCATCGGCAGAAGAGCATTTGCCTTGTACCTAGTAGACCAATATGCAAAACCACAGATCAAGATTGCAATAGCACAAAGTGTCTTTTTCTTGGATGTCATATTTTCAAAATCAGTTTTTTTAACTTCTGACATAATATTATCCTCCCATGTTTTTTCGCTTTATTGCGCACAATTTCATATTGTATTACCTAAAATTATTTAACAATATGGTTACACATCCCCTAAATATAAAATGTCTTTACCTTGGAAGATAAACATTCTGATCTTTTAATATTTTTTGTACCTTCTTAATGTCTACTTGACGTACGTTTGTATTATCTTCTAATGATACTGCTGCTGCTACTCCAGCTGCTTGTCCCAAGCTTGCACAGTGTGGAATAAGATTTGACCAGTCATTAGCTTCATGGGTTGATGAGAAAGAACGTCCGGCAACTAAAAGATTTTCAATTTTCACAGGTACCATAACCCTGTAAGGTATTTCAGTAGGTGTCTGGCAAACATTAAAATTGAATGGCGGAACTACTGATATGGTGTCCTCATGTTCATAAGTATTGCCTAGGTCTTCCTTCGTCAATTTATATAGTCCATGAATTCTTCTGCTGCCACGTGTACCTGTCTGGGGTGCTATATCTATTAAATATGCATTCTTAAAACCTGGAATATTTTTCTTCAAATACTCTATTGCCTTAAACATTGTACGGCGTACGCTCATCTGTGTTTCTGTTAAGTCCTTGATATCTAGGCAGTATTTCGGAAGCCAGTTATTTATCCAGCATTGATCATTACGCGGTGTTGCATGAGGAGACATCTTAAAACCTGTAATCTTAGCCATATTAGGCATATGAACTTTATACCACTCTTGAAAATTATCTGATTTCCACTCTGCAAATGACCTAAAATCTATTCCGCCTAAGCGATAAACAGATGCTGTATTTGCACTTCTAAGTGACTGGTCACGGTCTTCATCAAAGGCACCGCCTGCAAATGAACAAATGTCAGCATCGCCTGTACAATCGATTACGACCTTTGCAAGAATTGCTTTCCGTCCTTCCTTACTTTCAATGACCACACCCTTTATGGTATCACCATCCATTATAGCGCCAACACCCCAACATTCTAGATAAGGAATAATTTTTTTACCTTCTTGGCTAATCATTTGATCGAATACAACTTTTAGTTGATCTGGATCTAAATAAGCGCCATAATTAATACTGCCATTAAGTACGAACCCCCAATAACCAGCCCATTTTTTTAAGAGTTCTGAGTCTGTACTTCCTGTTTCTTCCTTTTTAGGTCCGATAGAGCCATATGGAAGTTTACCCATACGGTCAATCCATTCCTGTGGCAATCCTGCAATCATTCTTTCCTTTCCAAATGACATATGCGGAATTAAAATAACAAAGCCTCCTGTAGCCATACCTCCCAAATGTCCATAACGTTCCACAAGAATTACTTTCTGAGCACCAGCACGCGAGGCTGCAATAGCTGCTGAATGTCCGGCAGGACCAGAACCAATAACTAAAATATCAGCTTCATCAAAGACTGGCACCTTTCTTGATGGTTCTACAACGATTTTACTCATATTTTGCCTCCTTAATATTAATAAAATATTTGATAAATTTATAATATAATATAACAACTTTAAATTAGTTATATATATCATACGTATCTATTATTAAACTATAGAATTATAAAACAAGGAATTATAAACAATATATACTATAATCGCAAAATAATAAATATTTTGATAATAACTTTATAATCAAATGTTAGCACATAATGAAGCCGATTACAATATTATTTTTCAATATTCCCTTAAATTTTAAGTATGAATTTTTATAAAAATAAAAGAAGGTTGAATTTGATTAGCTAAATTCAACCTTCTTTTATTATCGAGACAACCACCGGTAATGCCCAACATCATAAACTTAAGGGAATTTGATTAACATTTTTGTTTATCAGGTTTCCTTATTTATATATATACATTAAAATAAAAGCAGAGGTGGTTATATGTTTAATAACTATATTAATAGATTTAAAAAAAATGCCTCTTTCATATATTGTGTTATGAATATTTCAAAACAGAGATATTTACAGCATAGTAAAAAATTAAACTATAAAGTTTTTTCATTTTTGAGAGAATGCGCTAATAATCATGCCAAAGGTGAGGTGAGATCTTTAGTAAGTAGTATCTTTAAATTGTCGAAAAATTAAGGACAAAAAAGTATACTTCATGGAGAATCATTTTATCTAAATTACCATCTGAAAATGAACTCGCTTTGATAACAAATTTTCCAATTGAATTTAGTGGAAAAGAAATAGGAAATCTATATTTTTAGAGATGGAAAATTGAGAAAAAATATCATACCCTGAAGAATAAAATGAAGTTAAAAAGTGTTACAGGGAAAGCAACACTATGTGTATATCAAAACTTTTGGGCACAAATAGTTGTTTATAATATGCTACAGAACCTTACATTCGTCAAATAAAAATATAGAAAAAGAAACATAGAAACGTAAATATAAATATCCTATCAATGTCAATAAAAATATAACAATAGGATTGTTTAAAGAAAAATTTACCCTTATTGAAATAAGATTCTTTTGATCTTTTTTGACTTCAAATAATTAGTTAACGCTTTATTCAATAAAAAATGTCAGTAGTAATACTAAAAAGTTCTTAAGTTTATGATGTTGAGTTCAGCTGATGGTACTTGACTCAGACCATATATTCAAATATGATGTATTTTTACCAAAAGATTTTTAACCTTCTTCTGCATATCTTTTTTTAATTTCATCCTCCGTATACTTTATAATTTTTGTTCTTATATCTAAATATTTTTCCATCTCTTCTTTAGTAAATTGCGATAATACATTGTTTTGTACACTTGCCATTTCTTCTACTAATTTATTGGCAAGTTCTATACCATCTTGTGTTAATTTAACAATAACACGTCTTCTATCCACTGGATGCGGAATTCTTTTTACCAAATATTTTTTTTGCAAATCATCTACCATATTGGTTGCAGTTTGTCTTATAATAGCTAATTTATCAGCAATGACTGAAGGTTCAATTCCATCAGGATATCTTCTTAAAAGTCTGATTATACGATATGCAGAATAATTAACTCCGTGATATTTCATCATTTCATTAAGCCAAAAATTAACCTGAATATTAATGGCAGATTGATTATCTAAAGTATCCAAAATTTTTTTTCGTAGCATGGAATCTATTTCCACATTTGAGTTATCCATTTTTTCTTCTCCCTCTTTGTATATCCAAATATTTAATATATTATCAGCTATATTATATAATTAATTATTATTCATTTGTAAAAAGGTACAATTTAATTATACGGGAACAATAATTTTTGTCAACTCAACTAGGGGCTGTTGCTAACAGAACATTTTCTGCCAAAATATTCTGTTTACCTTTACTTAGATATCTACGGAATCCCATATTCTGTTTTATCTCTATAAAAGAGCCTTCGGCTTGGATACTTCTATTCATTCTTAACTCGCGGCCTCCTTGCTTTTTATAAACGGAATTAAAGAAGAAAATGAAATATTAAAAAAAGCGAAAGCCTATGAATGAAGGTTAAAAATTAAATATTCAGCAAGTTAAGGTTAGGTAACTGACTTGATTTTATAACCTTGAAACTGTGTCATTAAAATCACAGTTATTTCAGAGAAGGGATTTCTAAATGATGGAGCAGTTAGAATTAGATCAAGTTCTTGCTGATAGGGATTGGCCAGCGAAAGAATTAGTTCTTCTAACTCTGTTTTCCAGGATTCTAAATCTTCAAGATGTTTTTTGATGATCTTTAATTTACCAGCCTGTTCAGGTGTAATATAACCGTCAACAAGATCATGCTTAAACAGGTCAGCAATCCATTTCGCATCTTTCTTGTCAGTTTTTTTCTAAGACATTGTACACTGGACTCCAATATTTGTTCGTAGATTTTATACACGATTTTCAAAGCCATAGGGTACTCCTTTCTAAACTTAAAAGTTTCTAAAAATTATAGGAAGAAATGGCATTGACTGACAGTCTAGCATTTAAACGATATTGTTAAAACAAAGATAAGGTTGCGTACTCAAAGGTACACTTATTTGTGCTTGAAAAGGCGGCCTACACATATAAAAATACGGTCATCTGACAAGTCAGACAGCCCCATCCGTGATTTGTAGTATACCGAAACCCCTATGACTTAATAATAAAACAAAAATTTGCTCGAAGCCAAGTATTTTCATTATATTTTGTGCCTTGAGCGAATCGAAAGGAATGAATATAAAAAGATGACAAAAGAATTAGTAATCAACGCATATCAACATGTAGGAAGACTAACAGTGTTATTCTACATTCGGACAGATGGTCACAATATTGCTCAAACGATTACCAAAATTTAATAAATAAGTATGGATTTATATGCAAGTATGTCCCGTAAAAATAACTGCTGGGATAATGCTCCTATGGAATCATTCTGGGGTAAAATGAAATGTGAATGGCTTTATGGAAATCACTTTAAAACACGTAAAGAAGCTCGTGCTACTGTATTTGAATATGTTGAGATATTTTATAATAGGCAAAGAATACATGCTTCTAATGGTTATATAACGCCTGAAAAATATTATTTTTCTTAACTAAATAGAATAACCATATCAAATTTCTTGAGAGTGTGAGATTTTTTCTGTAAATTAGCTTTCTATGATATTTTAGAAAGACAGCTGTGTAAAAAATTATTTCTGTCTTAATTTCAAATATATAATTTAAAAATAAGTATGTCAATAACGCCTAAGAAAAAAGGCGTTATTTTTATAAAAATTTTATTGGGGAAGTCTGCCATCATACATTATGGATAGTTCACCATAAACCTTACCCCAGTTTCTGAGGACTGACGTCCATTTTTTAGTTGCTTCAAATGTTGCAAGATAAAGTGCCTTTAGAAGTGCAGTATCACTTGGAAACACGCTTCTTTGACTGTTTAACCTGCGGTATGTGCTATTAAGACTTTCTATGGCATTCGTTGTATATATTACTTTTCTCACTTCTGGTGAGAATTTGAATATAGGGGTTATGGCGTCCCAATTTTTCAACCAGCTTCGCATAGATCCTGGATATTTATCATTCCACTTCTTAGTTACAATTTCCAGATTTTTATGAGCAGTTTCCTCAGATGGAGCCTGATATATACTCTTAAGATCCTTTGCAAAATCTTTCTTGTGTTTATAAGATACATATTTAAGTGTATTTCTTATCTGATGTACGATGCATCTTTGGTATTCTGTGTCCGGAAAGGACGCATTTATAGATTCTTTTATGCCAGAAAGACCATCTGCACAAAGTATAAGAATATCTTTAACTCCTCTGTTTTTAAGCTCATTTAAAACACCAAGCCAGTATTTGCTGCTCTCGTTCTCACCTATATTTATGGAAAGCACATCTTTTATTCCGGCATCATTTATTCCCATGATTATATAGGCCGCAAGTTTTTTTACTATACCATTATCTCTAACAGAAAAATGTACTGCATCTATGAAAACAATTGGATAAACTGTAGACAATGGACGCTGCTGCCACTGTTCAATCTCTGGTAATATGCGGTCTGTTATGTTAGATATCATACTTTCACTTGCTTCAAAACCATATATGTCTTCAATAATTTCAGATATTTGTCTTGTAGTCATACCTTTTGCATACATCGATATTATTTTGTCTTCTATGCTTGATATGTCCTTCTGGCGCTTTGCTACAGCCTGCGGCTGAAATGTACTGTTCCTATCTTGAGGTACATCAATCTCTACTTCACCATATTTACTTCGTACTTTCTTGCTTTTCTTACCATTCCTGTAGTTAGCTTCATCTGAGCGTCCATACTTTTCATAGCCAAGATGGTTGTCCATCTCACCTTCCAGCATCTCCTGAAGAGTTCCTCCCAGTAGATCTTTCAGTGCATCTTGAATGTCCTCTGCAGATTTGATATCATACTCACTTATAAGAGAAGTTATAATATTTCTCTTACCATCTGTCATTGGTTTTACCTTATAAACATCTTTTTTCCTTGCCATAAAAAAAGCCTCCTATAATTTTTATTTTATCATAGAAAGCTTTATGTTTTTATTTGATTTACAGACTTTTTATCACAGGCTCAATTTCTTCAATACGGTCATTTTACATTGCCATACCTGATATTACAGCT
The genomic region above belongs to Clostridium sp. AWRP and contains:
- a CDS encoding MFS transporter, which codes for MSEVKKTDFENMTSKKKTLCAIAILICGFAYWSTRYKANALLPMISGELNGLTYYSWAPMVFSLTGAIAAPFWGKMGDIYGKKKILLILLALMIAGEGLCFSATNIWFFIAGYAVNGFGAGAMQGTYMALLGQLFPPTERGKIGGTILSVMSVVQLTLPTFSAVISEHWTWRYVFVLTAIIFLITFLFVMFTIPNVTKENVDKRVDILGVIALAISVSNFLLALSWGGSRYKWSSPTIIIMLLITATIWVLFLKHEAKIPEYAVISTKLLKNKSFLMCCLISVTMTFGLTCVATYLSLYVQGVMGVSATICATLEIPAGFIGIFMGTFAGILMDKTKHYKWMLVLAPSCTVGTMLFFGFMPATISLMAIIVVRAFYNICGGSWMPSINTLSAMSYVDQEDYGVGNGTLFFFTSLGNALAPALLGSVLNAAYAKNIASAISNFSLTPKQGSLVSTARVLVNKKSLNQLHAAFTDPSQYNVVVQAVRHALQMSLRTVFLTAAGFICIGVVSALLLKEIPLDQVPYKTKLRK
- a CDS encoding MarR family transcriptional regulator, translated to MDNSNVEIDSMLRKKILDTLDNQSAINIQVNFWLNEMMKYHGVNYSAYRIIRLLRRYPDGIEPSVIADKLAIIRQTATNMVDDLQKKYLVKRIPHPVDRRRVIVKLTQDGIELANKLVEEMASVQNNVLSQFTKEEMEKYLDIRTKIIKYTEDEIKKRYAEEG
- a CDS encoding FAD-dependent oxidoreductase — its product is MSKIVVEPSRKVPVFDEADILVIGSGPAGHSAAIAASRAGAQKVILVERYGHLGGMATGGFVILIPHMSFGKERMIAGLPQEWIDRMGKLPYGSIGPKKEETGSTDSELLKKWAGYWGFVLNGSINYGAYLDPDQLKVVFDQMISQEGKKIIPYLECWGVGAIMDGDTIKGVVIESKEGRKAILAKVVIDCTGDADICSFAGGAFDEDRDQSLRSANTASVYRLGGIDFRSFAEWKSDNFQEWYKVHMPNMAKITGFKMSPHATPRNDQCWINNWLPKYCLDIKDLTETQMSVRRTMFKAIEYLKKNIPGFKNAYLIDIAPQTGTRGSRRIHGLYKLTKEDLGNTYEHEDTISVVPPFNFNVCQTPTEIPYRVMVPVKIENLLVAGRSFSSTHEANDWSNLIPHCASLGQAAGVAAAVSLEDNTNVRQVDIKKVQKILKDQNVYLPR
- a CDS encoding IS256 family transposase → MTDGKRNIITSLISEYDIKSAEDIQDALKDLLGGTLQEMLEGEMDNHLGYEKYGRSDEANYRNGKKSKKVRSKYGEVEIDVPQDRNSTFQPQAVAKRQKDISSIEDKIISMYAKGMTTRQISEIIEDIYGFEASESMISNITDRILPEIEQWQQRPLSTVYPIVFIDAVHFSVRDNGIVKKLAAYIIMGINDAGIKDVLSINIGENESSKYWLGVLNELKNRGVKDILILCADGLSGIKESINASFPDTEYQRCIVHQIRNTLKYVSYKHKKDFAKDLKSIYQAPSEETAHKNLEIVTKKWNDKYPGSMRSWLKNWDAITPIFKFSPEVRKVIYTTNAIESLNSTYRRLNSQRSVFPSDTALLKALYLATFEATKKWTSVLRNWGKVYGELSIMYDGRLPQ
- a CDS encoding transposase, whose translation is MFFFNSVYKKQGGRELRMNRSIQAEGSFIEIKQNMGFRRYLSKGKQNILAENVLLATAPS